The Pyrenophora tritici-repentis strain M4 chromosome 3, whole genome shotgun sequence genome has a window encoding:
- a CDS encoding PTC1, Serine-threonine protein phosphatase → MFGNAKEDEGSTVEASTHNDAPKPATTASDNGSAGATSTNSNGSSSTDRKPSDGSQPAERKRRSSGVSRARDMFSSAKQSLHLGSSPTSHSNNAMSEKPATQTPMQKLGKSDAALSVPQGSLNNSAGESAPGPRSTFRVGVTEDKNKKCRRTMEDTHAYLYNFLSTPAPSYGADKVRSVSDASSTLSDPSSQAVVETDNGYFAIFDGHAGTFAADWCGKKLHLILEETIRKNPNTPIPELLDQTFTVVDQQLEKLPLKNSGCTAVIAVLRWEDRVPNSQSSTGSVLFAPAAVSAIKHAGEGEVKDGADAAASASASEPVAEQQVEARLRNEASRQRVLYTANVGDARIVLCRNGRALRLSYDHKGSDENEGRRVASAGGLILNNRVNGVLAVTRALGDAYMKDLVTGHPYTTETVIQADQDEFLILACDGLWDVCSDQEAVDLVRQVHDPQEASKKLVDYALARFSTDNLSCMVVRFDNKALRQRKNDAMMGVDGDQATMKGGITEADAIVAQARKTIGEPEISVEKAAKEIIMEEAEAEPGPELSMDAAKAARKHDV, encoded by the exons ATGTTTGGGAACGCAAAGGAGGATGAGGGTTCCACCGTCGAAGCATCTACCCACAATGACGCGCCCAAGCCCGCGACTACCGCGTCCGACAACGGATCTGCAGGAGCAACCAGCACCAACAGTAACGGCTCCTCCTCCACGGACCGTAAGCCGAGTGACGGCTCTCAGCCCGCCGAACGGAAACGACGAAGTAGTGGAGTGTCGCGTGCCCGTGACATGTTTTCCAGCGCAAAGCAGTCACTACATCTCGGCTCTTCTCCCACCTCCCACTCCAACAACGCCATGTCCGAGAAGCCCGCTACTCAAACCCCCATGCAGAAGCTGGGTAAAAGCGATGCTGCCCTCAGCGTCCCCCAGGGTTCCCTCAACAACTCTGCCGGTGAGTCCGCGCCCGGCCCGCGCTCGACTTTCCGCGTCGGTGTCACAGAGGACAAGAACAAGAAGTGCAGACGGACAATGGAGGACACACACGCATACCTGTACAACTTCCTGAGTACCCCGGCACCCTCGTATGGCGCTGACAAGGTGCGCTCCGTATCCGACGCGAGCTCCACTTTGTCGGATCCCTCGTCGCAAGCTGTAGTCGAGACGGACAATGGATATTTCGCCATCTTCGACGGACACGCCGGTACGTTTGCCGCCGATTGGTGTGGAAAGAAGCTTCATTTGATCCTGGAAGAGACAATCCGAAAGAATCCCAATACCCCGATACCCGAACTCCTTGACCAGACCTTCACTGTAGTCGACCAGCAGCTAGAAAAGCTTCCTCTGAAGAACAGTGGTTGCACCGCCGTCATTGCAGTATTGAGGTGGGAAGACCGAGTTCCCAATTCACAATCGTCTACAGGCTCTGTTCTCTTTGCTCCTGCGGCAGTATCAGCTATCAAACATGCAGGCGAAGGCGAGGTCAAGGACGgcgctgatgctgctgcTTCAGCTTCAGCTTCAGAGCCTGTAGCTGAACAACAAGTAGAGGCGAGGTTGCGAAATGAGGCGAGCCGACAGCGCGTCTTATACACGGCCAACGTAGGCGACGCCCGCATTGTCCTCTGTAGGAATGGCCGTGCACTTCGTCTCTCATACGACCACAAGGGCAGCGACGAGAATGAGGGACGCCGTGTCGCTAGTGCTGGTGGCTTGATTCTCAACAACCGCGTTAATGGCGTACTTGCTGTAACACGAGCACTGGGTGATGCGTATATGAAGGACTTGGTAACCGGGCACCCGTACACCACTGAGACTGTCATTCAAGCCGACCAAGACGAGTTTCTCATCCTCGCTTGCGATGGT CTCTGGGATGTCTGCTCCGACCAGGAAGCCGTAGACCTCGTCCGTCAAGTCCACGACCCCCAGGAAGCTTCGAAAAAGCTCGTCGATTACGCCCTCGCGCGCTTCTCAACGGACAACTTATCTTGCATGGTGGTTCGCTTCGACAACAAGGCACTCCGACAGCGGAAGAATGACGCCATGATGGGCGTGGACGGTGACCAAGCTACTATGAAAGGCGGAATTACCGAGGCAGACGCGATTGTGGCACAGGCAAGGAAGACAATTGGAGAGCCAGAGATATCGGTTGAGAAAGCAGCAAAGGAGATCATCATGGAGGAGGCTGAAGCTGAGCCCGGTCCCGAACTGAGCATGGATGCTGCGAAGGCGGCCAGAAAACATGACGTGTAA
- a CDS encoding transcriptional regulator, contains C-terminal CBS domain protein: MSGADATDSATNALNSDARPAFVTPRDLLRAPLPPKEQPRQLSAIDREQLDGLKTIRAFLKARTSYDVLPISYRLIVFDTALLVKKSLNILNQNGIVSAPLWDSKSSTFAGLLTTSDYINVIQYYWQNPDALTKVDQFRLNSLRDIERSLGVKPIETISIHPDRPVYEACRKMLESRARRIPIVDSDDETHRTMVVSVITQYRILKFIAVNVKETQKLRKPLRELNVGTYEDLATASMDTPVMDVIHMLVKKSISSVPILDKAGTVLNVFEAVDVIALIKGGVYDDLNMTVGDALLKRSEDFPGIFTCSLNDNMSTIYDTIRRSRVHRFVVIDENSKLKGVVTLSDVLEHTLLEGMEDE; this comes from the exons ATGTCAGGCGCCGACGCAACAGATTCAGCGACCAACGCCCTCAATAGCGATGCGCGCCCGGCCTTCGTGACGCCCAGGGATTTGCTCCGAGCTCCATTACCACCGAAAGAACAACCGCGCCAACTGTCGGCTATAGATCGCGAGCAGCTCGACGGCCTG AAAACCATCAGAGCCTTCCTCAAGGCCAGAACCAGCTATGACGTCCTACCCATAAGCTATCGCTTGATTGTCTTCGACACAGCCCTGCTGGTTAAGAAGAGCCTGAACATCCTCAATCAGAATG GCATAGTTTCCGCGCCTCTATGGGACTCCAAGTCGTCCACATTCGCCGGACTGCTCACTACATCCGACTACATCAACGTCATACAATACTATTGGCAGAACCCAGATGCTTTGACAAAGGTCGACCAGTTCCGCCTAAATAGCCTACGAG ACATCGAGAGATCGCTGGGCGTCAAGCCCATAGAAACCATATCGATACACCCCGACCGTCCCGTCTACGAAGCATGCCGCAAAATGCTCGAATCGCGCGCCCGGCGGATACCCATAGTCGACAGCGACGACGAAACACATAGGACCATGGTTGTTAGTGTCATCACACAATATCGTATATTGAAGTTCATTGCGGTAAATGTAAAGGAGACGCAGAAGCTGCGGAAACCGCTTAGGGAGCTCAATGTCGGTACATATGAAGATCTTGCGACTGCTTCGATGGACACACCCGTCATGGACGTCATTCATATGCTTGTAAAAAAAAGCATATCGAGCGTGCCCATTCTAGACAAAGCAG GCACTGTCCTGAACGTTTTCGAGGCTGTCGATGTCATCGCGCTTATCAAGGGCGGTGTATACGATGACCTAAACATGACCGTTGGCGATGCGCTATTGAAGCGCTCAGAG GACTTCCCTGGTATCTTTACATGTTCGCTGAACGACAACATGTCAACAATATACGACACAATACGAAGGTCGCGTGTGCACCGCTTTGTTGTAATCGACGAGAACAGCAAACTTAAAGGAGTTGTAACTCTGAGTGACGTTCTCGAACATACACTACTGGAAGGCATGGAGGATGAGTAG
- a CDS encoding DUF1421 multi-domain protein yields MTNRKVQRHQLCEGLAKQALKEMQRPNHKRKYMRYQPIVQGQSLDDRKGELRYDFTFPNTEDSTSLPVFPYKDVHHCQTHTVAPAQTLATPPASLVSSSSSSSSLSQSNSVSEAIRPAHPEWLYSSLASADPSLASADEYREDSSNQRHTELTLVPFIQEPKKHGFYCNIKTTVKSFFQSKDPSNKLIETCKHKFRNERCKKCDVPETIAYLCNWRTGAVCKEHGKSGCEDCVDMIYYGSNGDREDRPTTPIRQTANTGSQASTEIVNPFLTPRTSASVSLIAPTLPTLNFPSISSFLHNHSASKTTTTLGATSSTSLWSPTANPTGASTPVPSSNSSSSSSSFTTWRRHVNTPTPCNNTPSPQDNTHSTFPQEVTYHTAIPVLVNPASPTTVHIRSPSILLTPLTPPSLPHHCYAALTGHRPSQTLVMALYQELSFWSLSDQHLICKTRHVLGLQMQEEMGKVSGALVAKVKTQLFPELGGESMEEGGFVEYMRACVSRGEISESRGARIVKMAGIEAF; encoded by the exons ATGACCAATCGCAAAGTGCAACGCCACCAGCTGTGTGAGGGCCTTGCTAAACAGGCTTTGAAGGAAATGCAGCGCCCTAACCACAAGCGCAAGTATATGCGTTATCAGCCGATTGTTCAAGGGCAGAGTCTGGATGATCGTAAGGGTGAACTGCGCTATGACTTCACATTCCCCAATACAGAAGACTCCACATCACTCCCAGTATTTCCATACAAAGACGTCCACCACTGCCAAACCCACACAGTAGCTCCTGCGCAAACTCTGGCTACACCACCTGCATCTCTTGtgtcatcatcatcgtcttcgtcgtcttTGTCACAGTCGAATTCCGTCTCAGAAGCTATCCGGCCTGCACACCCAGAATGGCTCTATTCTTCACTCGCGAGTGCCGACCCTTCACTTGCGAGTGCCGACGAGTATCGCGAAGATTCCTCGAATCAACGTCATACTGAACTTACACTTGTCCCCTTCATCCAAGAGCCTAAGAAGCACGGTTTCTACTGTAACATCAAGACGACCGTTAAATCCTTCTTCCAGTCCAAGGACCCTTCAAATAAGCTGATTGAAACTTGCAAGCACAAGTTCCGGAATGAGCGCTGTAAGAAGTGCGATGTTCCAGAGACCATCGCTTACTTGTGTAATTGGCGCACTGGAGCGGTGTGCAAAGAGCATGGAAAGAGTGGATGTGAGGATTGTGTTGATATGATCTATTACGGATCGAACGGGGACAGGGAGGATAGACCGACTACT CCTATTCGTCAGACCGCAAACACAGGCAGTCAAGCCTCGACTGAAATCGTCAACCCTTTTCTCACACCTCGTACCTCTGCTTCAGTATCTTTGATTGCT CCTACCCTCCCGACCTTGAACTTCCCTTCTATATCCAGCTTCTTACACAACCACAGTGCGAGCAAAACCACAACCACACTAGGAGCGACTAGCTCCACATCCCTCTGGTCACCCACAGCGAACCCAACAGGCGCATCTACCCCCGTCCCTTCCTCGAATTCCAGCTCATCTTCGTCTTCATTCACCACCTGGCGCCGCCACGTCAACACACCCACACCATGTAACAACACCCCTTCACCCCAAGACAACACACACAGCACATTCCCCCAAGAAGTCACTTACCACACCGCAATCCCCGTCCTTGTAAACCCCGCCTCCCCAACCACAGTCCACATCCGGTCCCCTTCCATCCTCTTAACACCACTAACCCCCCCTTCCCTTCCCCACCACTGCTACGCCGCCCTAACTGGCCACCGTCCCTCCCAAACCCTCGTCATGGCACTGTATCAGGAGCTCTCTTTCTGGAGTCTCTCCGACCAGCACCTAATTTGTAAAACACGTCACGTCCTTGGTTTACAGATGCAAGAAGAAATGGGAAAGGTGTCGGGTGCGCTTGTGGCAAAAGTTAAAACGCAGTTGTTTCCTGAACTGGGAGGAGAGAGTATGGAGGAGGGGGGGTTTGTGGAGTACATGAGAGCCTGTGTGAGTAGGGGTGAGATTTCGGAGAGCAGGGGTGCAAGAATTGTTAAGATGGCTGGGATTGAGGCGTTTTGA
- a CDS encoding Tymo-45kd-70kd domain containing protein, translated as MSNYSQQSYGAPIRPAFTALQSSSTSTASYNSNASSLASRSSTASAPPVSPSTSPQNQQYFGSLNQQSQQLQPQHRLQAQRHPSFEYQPNRTGAGQTAAETTNYLNQAALLAEAAKRAQMACVMRDLDGMEL; from the coding sequence ATGTCCAACTACTCGCAGCAATCATATGGCGCGCCCATTCGACCTGCCTTCACTGCCCTTCAGTCATCAAGTACTTCGACCGCAAGCTACAACAGCAACGCCTCCAGCCTTGCCTCACGCTCGTCAACAGCGTCTGCCCCACCCGTCTCTCCGTCAACGAGTCCCCAGAACCAACAGTACTTTGGCTCCCTGAACCAGCAGTCGCAACAACTCCAACCCCAACATCGCCTCCAGGCACAGCGACACCCCAGCTTTGAGTACCAGCCAAACCGAACAGGAGCAGGCCAAACTGCAGCCGAGACTACAAACTACCTCAACCAGGCTGCGCTCCTTGCCGAGGCTGCGAAACGAGCACAGATGGCTTGCGTGATGCGAGATCTCGACGGCATGGAGTTATAA
- a CDS encoding SET domain containing protein — MIRRGRTEGWLKQPVDALPTWATFHGVQFNGVKVGPLPGYEDRGSTVVASQALQAGNVEPLLIVPKELIISLRSIELIAKVDHHLHDLLDSLGDFGRTTRGAVLTFLLFQATICCPDTKDIGVLNPLTEYVKFLPDELLPTFWTEEELELLVGTTLKPAVGAKLNGLLREFEKLRTATESIPWCAKYWWNEDSGMVTFDDWMRVDAMYRSRALEFPDVGDCMVPCIDMANHASGDATAALYETDRDGNALLLLRDGKNIAQGGEITITYGDDKGACENIFSYGFVEETMTTAKVIFLDLDIPDDDPLRPAKMYVSTAAPGFRLFEQNGAIEWESDYVWLVVVNEEDGLDFKIRQTIDGKKEIQSFWKEQELDTVKLRVQLEEDPAWDVFQLRATVLLENRVDAQIETLKGSARTKREATIRDVPWTLAERLRSLELDMLERALLTLDRQVSVVIPYTPHYKYPGQQYGICRAALG; from the exons ATGATACGACGAGGCAGGACAGAGGGATGGCTCAAGCAGCCCGTCGACGCCTTGCCTACATGGGCCACTTTCCACGGTGTCCAGTTCAATGGCGTCAAGGTCGGCCCTTTACCAGGCTATGAAGACAGAGGATCGACCGTCGTCGCCAGCCAAGCCCTCCAAGCTGGCAACGTTGAGCCTCTCCTGATTGTTCCCAAGGAGTTGATCATATCTCTGCGAAGCATAGAGCTTATTGCAAAAGTGGACCACCATCTTCACGACCTCCTCGATTCTCTTGGTGACTTTGGAAGG ACAACAAGAGGTGCCGTGCTCACGTTTCTACTGTTTCAAGCAACCATCTGTTGTCCAGACACCAAGGATATCGGTGTTCTGAACCCTCTTACCGAATACGTCAAGTTCCTCCCAGATGAGCTGCTTCCCACCTTCTGGACCGAAGAGGAACTTGAACTTCTCGTAGGGACCACGCTTAAGCCTGCTGTTGGCGCTAAACTCAATGGTCTACTGCGCGAGTTCGAGAAGCTGCGCACCGCTACCGAGTCTATCCCTTGGTGTGCCAAGTACTGGTGGAACGAAGACAGCGGCATGGTGACTTTCGATGACTGGATGCGTGTGGACGCCATGTATAGATCTAGAGCACTAGAATTTCCAGACGTCGGTGACTGCATGGTACCGTGCATCGATATGGCCAACCACGCATCGGGCGATGCAACAGCCGCGTTGTACGAGACTGATCGCGACGGGAACGCTTTGCTTTTGCTTCGAGATGGCAAAAACATCGCGCAAGGCGGGGAGATTACCATCAC GTACGGCGATGACAAGGGAGCGTGTGAAAACATCTTCTCGTATGGCTTCGTTGAAGAAACAATGACGACTGCCAAAGTCATTTTCTTGGACCTTGACATCCCAGACGATGATCCACTAAGACCGGCCAAGATGTATGTTTCGACAGCCGCACCTGGCTTCCGCCTCTTTGAGCAAAACGGCGCCATAGAATGGGAAAGCGACTATGTATGGCTTGTTGTAGTGAACGAAGAAGACGGTCTAGACTTCAAGATTCGACAGACAATAGACGGCAAGAAAgaaatccaatctttctgGAAGGAGCAGGAGCTAGATACTGTCAAGCTACGTGTACAACTCGAAGAGGACCCAGCATGGGATGTCTTCCAGCTACGCGCAACAGTACTTTTGGAGAATCGCGTTGACGCGCAGATCGAGACGCTCAAAGGATCGGCACGCACTAAGCGCGAGGCTACTATACGGGATGTGCCGTGGACACTGGCGGAGCGACTCCGAAGTCTGGAGCTAGATATGCTAGAGCGAGCCCTACTCACTCTTGACAGGCAGGTAAGCGTTGTCATTCCCTATACCCCGCATTACAAGTACCCCGGACAGCAGTATGGCATTTGTCGGGCTGCCTTGGGATGA
- a CDS encoding CDC14, protein-tyrosine phosphatase, with the protein MPRASTTSYGQVIEYIQDRLYLASYTYAPDASTPFPYPKQSQSPSKRSSRAHAGPTATGHKAHPPVYFSIDKTLLYNAFHGDFGPLHIGHLYRFAVQLHEVLGDPANEDRPVVFWSGADSRSRANSACILACYMVLIQSWPPHLALAPIAQMDPPCMPFRDAGYSQADYVLNIQDVIYGVWKAKEEGLCGLKDFSLEEYEKFERVDMGDFNWVTPNFLAFASPQQQPTHEIPTSSPMYATLPSNIAEIQRSGLPGPFKNVLSHFVARNVGLVVRLNSELYSSSYFTKLGIQHLNMIFDDGTCPPLSLVRKFVNLAHEMITVQKRGIAVHCKAGLGRTGCLIGAYLIYKHGFTANEIIAYMRFMRPGMVVGPQQHWLHLNQGTFREWWYEDTMKAKYAQMVPSTPTKSPHKQRLASNGQTFTPPNGSQKRSALGEIESNERSNSGHIGVLEDNLPAPTPGQPRKTSKLYGSVRQSPQRIDENEPFTKSHTEVRADITRFDGESDEEFHLRQIARRTSSRSPARSPTHKEKQRRAFSTTSVVQTSVTHTSFGFGDESDLENTAPTGRPKTPKEKSGNGSISMSKIRSSPARRSTDGKSGVRKTSGRVGSVGNAISRSTKS; encoded by the exons ATGCCCCGCGCTTCCACGACTAGCTACGGCCAGGTCATCGAG TATATCCAAGACAGGCTCTATCTCGCATCTTACACATATGCGCCTGATGCCTCGACACCCTTCCCGTACCCCAAGCAGAGCCAGTCGCCTTCCAAGCGGTCGTCGCGGGCACATGCAGGCCCCACTGCTACTGGCCACAAGGCGCATCCCCCCGTCTACTTCAGCATCGACAAGACGCTGCTCTACAATGCCTTCCACGGTGACTTTGGCCCACTTCACATTGGTCACCTCTACCGGTTTGCTGTCCAGCTGCACGAGGTGTTGGGAGACCCCGCAAACGAGGACCGCCCAGTAGTCTTCTGGAGCGGTGCCGACTCGAGGA GTCGCGCGAACTCGGCCTGTATCCTGGCATGCTACATGGTACTCATCCAGTCTTGGCCACCGCATTTGGCGCTGGCGCCCATTGCCCAGATGGACCCGCCGTGCATGCCCTTTCGTGACGCCGGCTACAGCCAGGCCGACTACGTTCTGAACATTCAGGATGTCATCTACGGTGTCTGGAAGGCCAAGGAGGAAGGTCTTTGCGGGCTCAAGGACTTCAGTTTGGAGGA GTACGAGAAGTTTGAGCGGGTCGACATGGGCGACTTCAACTGGGTCACCCCCAACTTCCTGGCCTTTGCGTCACCACAGCAACAGCCCACCCACGAGATCCCGACTTCCTCGCCCATGTATGCGACGCTTCCATCCAATATTGCCGAAATCCAACGATCTGGACTCCCTGGCCCTTTCAAGAACGTCCTCTCTCACTTCGTCGCTCGCAATGTCGGCCTCGTAGTCCGATTGAACTCCGAACTGTACTCATCCTCGTACTTCACCAAGCTCGGCATCCAGCACTTGAACATGATCTTCGACGACGGAACCTGCCCACCTCTATCGCTTGTTCGCAAGTTTGTCAACCTCGCACATGAGATGATCACCGTGCAGAAGCGTGGCATTGCCGTTCACTGCAAGGCTGGACTAGGGAGGACTGGCTGCCTCATTGGAGCTTACTTGATCTACAAACACGGCTTCACTGCCAACGAGATCATCGCCTACATGCGCTTCATGCGTCCAGGTATGGTCGTTGGACCTCAACAGCACTGGCTCCACCTTAACCAGGGCACCTTCCGCGAGTGGTGGTACGAGGATACCATGAAGGCCAAGTATGCGCAGATGGTGCCATCGACACCCACCAAGTCACCACACAAGCAGCGCCTTGCTAGCAACGGGCAAACCTTCACCCCACCCAACGGGTCGCAGAAGCGTTCAGCGCTCGGTGAGATTGAGTCGAACGAGCGAAGCAATTCAGGGCACATTGGCGTGCTAGAGGATAACCTGCCTGCACCCACACCAGGGCAGCCGCGGAAGACTAGCAAGCTTTACGGCAGCGTGCGACAATCACCTCAGCGCATCGATGAGAACGAACCCTTTACAAAATCGCACACAGAAGTCAGGGCAGACATCACTCGCTTTGATGGCGAGTCAGACGAGGAATTCCACCTCCGTCAGATCGCGCGGCGAACATCATCGCGCTCACCAGCACGGTCACCAACCCACAAGGAGAAGCAGCGTCGTGCTTTCAGCACCACATCCGTCGTCCAGACCTCGGTAACGCATACCTCTTTCGGCTTTGGTGACGAGAGTGACCTCGAGAACACTGCACCAACTGGCCGGCCAAAGACACCCAAAGAGAAGAGCGGAAACGGCAGCATCAGCATGAGCAAGATCCGCTCGAGCCCTGCACGACGAAGCACAGACGGCAAGTCTGGTGTGCGAAAGACCAGCGGTCGTGTTGGCAGCGTTGGCAATGCCATCTCTCGCAGCACGAAGTCATGA